The following proteins are encoded in a genomic region of Desulfobulbaceae bacterium:
- a CDS encoding ABC transporter substrate-binding protein, which translates to MTVERIIQVVTDQALKGEENSEKRKNTILQLVDQRFNFQLMSRLALGDNWDSLTVEEQAGFVVLFSDLLKKTYIRRIESYSDEKVVFSKENVKDNLALVYSQFVKDTSEISIIYKLKKEGDEWLVFDVVIEGASVIKQYRRQFSEIITAEKFDGLMLRLQEKIKLSNASH; encoded by the coding sequence ATGACAGTAGAAAGAATAATCCAGGTTGTAACTGATCAGGCTCTAAAAGGTGAGGAAAACTCAGAAAAGCGTAAGAACACGATACTGCAGTTGGTGGATCAGCGTTTCAATTTCCAACTGATGTCGAGACTGGCACTCGGCGATAACTGGGACAGTCTGACAGTGGAGGAGCAGGCAGGTTTTGTTGTCTTGTTCTCTGATCTTTTAAAGAAAACCTATATCAGAAGGATTGAGTCGTATTCCGATGAGAAAGTCGTTTTTTCAAAAGAGAATGTCAAAGATAATTTGGCGTTGGTCTATAGTCAATTTGTGAAGGATACGAGTGAAATTTCGATAATTTATAAATTGAAAAAAGAAGGCGACGAGTGGCTGGTTTTTGATGTTGTAATCGAGGGCGCCAGCGTTATAAAACAGTACAGACGCCAATTTTCAGAAATAATTACTGCCGAAAAATTTGACGGTTTGATGTTACGTCTTCAAGAAAAAATTAAATTGTCAAACGCTTCACACTGA